A stretch of DNA from Yoonia sp. BS5-3:
TCAAAGCGTCGATATGAGCCGCGTCGTCGTTTAGGCAGGGGATATAGGTGAAATCCTGACCGCCAGCCTCTTCGAAGCTTTCTTTGATCTCTTCGTTGATCTCTTCCAGCGTCTCGATACAGTCGGCTGAAAACGCGGGTGCGCAAACGGCGATGTTTTTTACGCCTTCTTCTTCGGCGAGCCTTGCGACTTCTTCGACTGTGTAGGGTTTCAGCCATTCTTCGGGGCCGAATTTTGACTGGAAGGTCGTTACGATTTGCGTGTCGTCCCAGCCGAGCCGTTCTTTTAAAAGCCGCGTCGTTTTCTGGCATTGGCAATGATAGGGATCGCCTTCGCGCAGGTACCGCTCTGGTACGCCATGATACGAACAGATCAGCTTTTCGGGTTTGGTTTCTGCTGCCGCGTAAGCCTTTTCAACCGATTGGGCGAGCGCATCGATATAGGCGGGGTTTTCGAAGTATGGTTCGACAATCCGCGCAATGGGCTGCCATTTTTCTTCCATCAAGGCCCGAAAGAACTGGTCATTCGCCGTCGCCGATGTGGCCCCCGCATAATGCGGATAGAGCGGGAAAAACAGGATTTTGGTGCATCCAGCCTCAACCATTTCGCGTACCTTTGATTTGGTTGAAGGGTTTCCATAGCGCATACAGAAATCAACGCGCACATCATCCCCGAAGCGCTGGATCATTTCTGCCTTGATCGCCGTCGTCTGTTTTTTGGTGATCGTCAGAAGCGGGCTTTCGTTATCTTCTTCGTTCCAGATCGATTTATACGCGGCCCCCGATGAAAAGGGCCGTTTGGTCAGGATGATGAGCTGCAAAAGGGGCTGCCAGAGCCAAGCAGAGTAATCGACCACCCGTTTGTCAGACAGAAATTCGCTGAGATATCGCCGCATTGGCCAATAATCGGTTGCGTCCGGCGTACCTAGATTTGCCAGAAGGATCCCAACCCGTGCTGGCTTGATTGCCGGATGATCTGCATTTGCGTGGACCGGACAGGTTGCCGGGCGTTCGGCCTTGTCGTCTTGTGCGTCAAACATTGTCATTGTTCCTTACCTAGCGCTGATTCCATCTGTTTGGAATGCACCTCAGTTTGATCAGAGGTAGATCAGTCTTCTGATTTATCCAGCCGCGTTTCGCTTGTATTCAGCGCATCCGCAAGCCGTGTTGTCGCGCTGCCCGGTCGCAGCGCCTGTGGTTGGTTTTCCGATGGTGCCCAGCCCGTCAGGGTGATGATTTCAAATGTTGCGTTCACCCGTCCGTCATCATTTCTGAAATTGGCCGCGTAGATACAGGCCGCTTCTGTCAGCATATTGCGCGCCGTTGCGTGTTTTATCCGATCATCCAACGCGTTGTTTTCGCCCATTTTGCGCAGGTCGTGCATCAAGTGAAATGCATTTGCATAGCTGGCTGTTAGTGGTGTGCTGTCAGCTACTGGCAAAGCGTAACCGGCCCGTTGTAACAGCCCGCCCACATCCCGAATTTCCCCCATCGGTGCGATCCGTGGCGACAGGCCGCCGCTGATCGCCACCTCGGCCTCGGCCAATGCGCTGCGCAGTTCATGCAGCGTTTGCCCCCCGAAAAAGGTGCACAGCAGCAGCCCATCGGGTTTCAGCGCATGTCTTGCCTGGACCAATTGCCCGACCGGGTCATTGGCCCAATGCAAGCAGAGCGTATGCAAGACCAGATCATGCTGCCCAGGTTCTAGCGCAAGCGTCTCATCATCTGGCACGATTGTCGCGTCCGGGTATTTTTCGGCCCAAAAATCGGGAAAACCAGTCACAATCGCGATTGATTGAAAGGTTCTATTAACCTCAATCAGTCTTTCTTGAAGTTCATCGGCGACCGTTTCGTGCAAAAATAGTGCGTTGCGTTCGGCGCGGGCGCGGTTGCGTTGCAGGGCGATCCGGTCGGTGAGTTGGGGCATTGTCATGCCGGTCATTTAGGGCGCATTCATGCGGTTGCAAAGTGTCATTCGGGCGATCTATCCCGCGCAATGCGTGGCCTGTGATACGCCGACGGAGTCTGAATTTGGTCTTTGCGGCACCTGTTGGCGTGATGCCAAGTTCATAGGCGGTCTTGTTTGCGATACCTGCGGCACCCCTTTGCCTGGCGATGATCCGGGCGAGCCTGTTCAATGCGATGATTGCATGACCATTGCCCGCCCTTGGGATCGCGGCCGCGCTGCGTTGGTCTACACCGGCATTGGCCGCCGTTTGGTTTTGTCATTGAAACACGGGGACCGCACCGACCTGGCCCGTCCTGCCGCATTGTGGATGACACGCGTCGCCCGTCCTTTGCTGCGAGATGACACGATCCTTGTTCCCGTCCCGCTTCACTGGATCCGATTGGCCCGTCGGCGATACAATCAGGCTGCTTTGCTTGTCCATGAACTGGGCAAGGCTGTTGGTCGTCCGGTCTGTGCTGATGCCCTGATCCGCCCCAAAAAGACCCGCGCCCTTGAGGGTCATAACCGCGAATCCCGTTTTGCTGCTTTATCCGATGCCATTGCCCCCCATCCCAAACGCGCCTCGCAGATTGCGGGCAAATCGGTATTGCTTGTTGATGATGTCATGACGTCCGGCGCCACCCTGGCTGCATGTGCAGAGGCTGCAAAACTGGCCGGTGCCGCAAATGTGTCAATCGTGACACTGGCCAGAGTGGTCAAAGATGCCTAAATCGGTGGGGACTTCGTTACGGGGACCTGATCAATG
This window harbors:
- the hemH gene encoding ferrochelatase, with the translated sequence MTMFDAQDDKAERPATCPVHANADHPAIKPARVGILLANLGTPDATDYWPMRRYLSEFLSDKRVVDYSAWLWQPLLQLIILTKRPFSSGAAYKSIWNEEDNESPLLTITKKQTTAIKAEMIQRFGDDVRVDFCMRYGNPSTKSKVREMVEAGCTKILFFPLYPHYAGATSATANDQFFRALMEEKWQPIARIVEPYFENPAYIDALAQSVEKAYAAAETKPEKLICSYHGVPERYLREGDPYHCQCQKTTRLLKERLGWDDTQIVTTFQSKFGPEEWLKPYTVEEVARLAEEEGVKNIAVCAPAFSADCIETLEEINEEIKESFEEAGGQDFTYIPCLNDDAAHIDALTGVIESNLKGWLG
- a CDS encoding methyltransferase domain-containing protein, whose product is MTGMTMPQLTDRIALQRNRARAERNALFLHETVADELQERLIEVNRTFQSIAIVTGFPDFWAEKYPDATIVPDDETLALEPGQHDLVLHTLCLHWANDPVGQLVQARHALKPDGLLLCTFFGGQTLHELRSALAEAEVAISGGLSPRIAPMGEIRDVGGLLQRAGYALPVADSTPLTASYANAFHLMHDLRKMGENNALDDRIKHATARNMLTEAACIYAANFRNDDGRVNATFEIITLTGWAPSENQPQALRPGSATTRLADALNTSETRLDKSED
- a CDS encoding double zinc ribbon domain-containing protein is translated as MRLQSVIRAIYPAQCVACDTPTESEFGLCGTCWRDAKFIGGLVCDTCGTPLPGDDPGEPVQCDDCMTIARPWDRGRAALVYTGIGRRLVLSLKHGDRTDLARPAALWMTRVARPLLRDDTILVPVPLHWIRLARRRYNQAALLVHELGKAVGRPVCADALIRPKKTRALEGHNRESRFAALSDAIAPHPKRASQIAGKSVLLVDDVMTSGATLAACAEAAKLAGAANVSIVTLARVVKDA